One genomic segment of Ancylobacter sp. IITR112 includes these proteins:
- a CDS encoding aminotransferase, which yields MLTNLQARDVETLIHPYTNLVTVRETGPLILERGKGVWVHDVDGKPYLEGMAGLWCTALGYGNEELVEAAATQMRKLPFTHVFGGKSHDPAIELAEKLKEMAPVPISKVFFTCSGSEANDTQMKLVWYMNNALGRPKKKKIIARMRGYHGVTIAAASLTGLAGNHNDFDLPIAGVRHTTSPHHYRLAEPGESEADFATRLADDLEALIIAEGPETVAAFIAEPVMGAGGVIVPPETYYPKIQAVLKKYDVFFIGDEVITGFGRLGTAFGSEAMEMRPDSISVAKALSSAYQPIGAVMVPELMYEAMLTESSKLGSFGHGYTYSGHPVAAAVAVKTLEIYERESIFERVRAKIPQFDARRAALEDHPLVGEARGKGLVAGIELVADKKTKHQFDPKLGMAAKCVAFCQQEGLILRNVFGDTVTICPPLVISPAEIDELFDRLTRALDKTLDYAVRENLLAA from the coding sequence ATGCTTACCAATCTTCAGGCTCGCGACGTCGAGACGCTGATCCACCCCTATACCAATCTCGTGACCGTGCGTGAGACCGGGCCGCTGATCCTGGAGCGCGGCAAGGGCGTGTGGGTGCACGATGTCGACGGCAAGCCCTACCTCGAAGGCATGGCCGGCCTCTGGTGCACGGCGCTCGGCTACGGCAATGAAGAACTCGTCGAGGCGGCGGCGACGCAGATGCGCAAGCTGCCCTTCACCCATGTCTTCGGCGGCAAGAGCCACGACCCCGCGATCGAACTGGCGGAGAAGCTGAAGGAGATGGCGCCGGTGCCGATCTCCAAGGTGTTCTTCACCTGCTCGGGCTCCGAGGCCAACGACACCCAGATGAAGCTCGTCTGGTACATGAACAACGCGCTCGGCCGGCCGAAGAAGAAGAAGATCATCGCCCGCATGCGCGGCTATCACGGCGTCACCATCGCCGCCGCTTCACTGACCGGCCTCGCCGGCAACCATAATGATTTCGACCTGCCGATCGCCGGGGTCCGCCATACCACCTCGCCGCACCACTACCGGCTCGCCGAGCCCGGCGAGAGCGAGGCCGACTTCGCCACCCGCCTCGCCGACGACCTGGAGGCGCTGATCATCGCCGAGGGGCCGGAGACGGTCGCCGCCTTCATCGCCGAGCCGGTCATGGGCGCCGGCGGGGTGATCGTGCCGCCGGAAACCTACTATCCCAAGATCCAGGCGGTGCTGAAGAAGTACGATGTGTTCTTCATCGGCGACGAGGTGATCACCGGTTTCGGCCGTCTCGGCACTGCCTTCGGCAGCGAGGCGATGGAGATGCGCCCCGATTCGATCTCGGTCGCCAAGGCGCTGTCCTCGGCCTACCAGCCGATCGGCGCGGTGATGGTGCCGGAGCTGATGTATGAGGCGATGCTCACCGAGAGCAGCAAGCTTGGCAGCTTCGGCCATGGCTACACCTATTCCGGCCACCCCGTCGCGGCCGCCGTCGCGGTGAAGACGCTGGAAATCTACGAGCGCGAAAGCATTTTCGAGCGGGTGCGGGCGAAGATTCCGCAGTTCGACGCCCGCCGCGCCGCGCTGGAAGACCACCCGCTGGTCGGCGAGGCGCGCGGCAAGGGGCTGGTGGCCGGCATCGAGCTGGTGGCGGACAAGAAGACCAAGCACCAGTTCGACCCCAAGCTCGGCATGGCGGCCAAGTGCGTCGCCTTCTGCCAGCAGGAGGGGCTGATCCTGCGCAACGTCTTCGGCGACACCGTCACCATCTGCCCGCCGCTGGTCATCTCCCCGGCGGAGATCGACGAATTGTTCGACCGCCTCACCCGGGCGCTCGACAAGACGCTGGACTACGCCGTGCGCGAGAACCTGCTGGCGGCGTGA
- a CDS encoding RT0821/Lpp0805 family surface protein, whose translation MLTLVGVALLVGGCSTGPDLDTLATGSVPASAYAREPVPKGIAPDDWAAARTALAEALHEKDAAPSVPWENLASATRGTVTPLGEIGDGGKCREFLMSFVRDSREDWLQGEACRSGKSGWKVDQARLLDRT comes from the coding sequence GTGCTCACTTTGGTCGGTGTAGCCCTGCTTGTCGGCGGCTGCTCTACCGGCCCTGATCTCGATACGCTGGCCACCGGCTCGGTGCCGGCGAGCGCCTATGCCCGCGAGCCGGTGCCGAAGGGCATCGCCCCCGACGACTGGGCCGCCGCCCGCACCGCCCTCGCCGAGGCGCTGCACGAGAAGGACGCGGCGCCGAGCGTGCCGTGGGAGAACCTGGCCAGCGCCACCCGCGGCACGGTGACCCCGCTCGGCGAAATCGGCGACGGCGGAAAATGCCGCGAATTCCTGATGAGCTTCGTGCGCGACAGCCGCGAGGACTGGCTGCAGGGCGAGGCCTGCCGTTCCGGCAAGAGCGGATGGAAGGTGGATCAGGCCCGCCTGCTCGACCGCACTTGA
- a CDS encoding SDR family NAD(P)-dependent oxidoreductase, whose protein sequence is MNNQPRRTLLLTGASRGIGHATVKRFSAAGWRVITCSRHAFPENCPWEMGPEDHIQVDLSDPADTLRAVEEIRNRLPNGELHALVNNAGISPKGPGGARLGTLNTPEEDWRRVFQVNFFAPILLARGLLEELKRTHGAVVNVTSIAGSRVHPFAGAAYATSKAALAGLTREMAADFGPLGVRVNAIAPGEIDTSILSPGTEKLVEQIPMQRLGTPDEVAKIIYVLCTETSSYLNGAEIHINGGQHV, encoded by the coding sequence ATGAACAACCAGCCCCGCCGCACCCTCCTGCTCACCGGCGCCTCGCGAGGCATCGGTCATGCCACCGTCAAGCGGTTCTCCGCCGCCGGCTGGCGCGTCATCACCTGTTCGCGCCACGCCTTCCCGGAAAACTGCCCGTGGGAGATGGGGCCGGAAGACCATATCCAGGTCGATCTCTCCGATCCCGCCGACACGCTGCGGGCGGTGGAAGAGATCAGGAACCGGCTGCCCAATGGCGAACTGCACGCGCTGGTGAACAATGCCGGCATTTCGCCGAAGGGACCGGGCGGGGCGCGGCTCGGCACGCTGAACACGCCGGAGGAAGACTGGCGGCGGGTGTTCCAGGTGAATTTCTTCGCGCCGATCCTGTTGGCGCGCGGGCTGCTGGAGGAACTGAAGCGCACCCATGGCGCGGTGGTCAACGTCACCTCCATCGCCGGCTCGCGGGTGCATCCTTTCGCCGGGGCGGCCTATGCGACCTCCAAGGCGGCGCTGGCCGGCCTCACCCGCGAGATGGCGGCCGATTTCGGCCCGCTCGGCGTGCGCGTGAACGCCATTGCCCCCGGCGAGATCGACACTTCGATCCTCTCGCCCGGCACGGAGAAGCTGGTCGAGCAGATCCCGATGCAGCGGCTCGGCACGCCCGACGAGGTGGCGAAGATCATCTATGTGCTGTGCACCGAGACCTCGTCCTATCTGAACGGGGCGGAAATCCACATCAATGGCGGCCAGCACGTCTGA
- a CDS encoding M17 family metallopeptidase — protein MGAQLIRADEARSPRPIWCVTPQNWREVASGLPAPALSFGEATGFKAESGALLVLPSADGAIAGILFGCEGTPRDPLSFGKLATALPAGDYVIAHPPADPRLAALGFLLGGYRFTRYGKRPVADVRLVVPEGTDETALRRTAEAVTLTRDLVNTPANDLGPAEIEAAVRTLASRFGGQVKVTTGDDLLAANFPLIHAVGRASPRAPRLIDLAWGDPGAPKVTLVGKGVAFDTGGLDIKPSSGMLLMKKDMGGAANAIGLAQMIMARGLKLRLRLIVAAVENAIDGSAFRPGDVFASRKGLTVEIGNTDAEGRLILADALSLADEEAPELLVDFATLTGAARVALGPQLPPAYTDDDTLAADLARHGAAEADPCWRMPLWQPYASMLDSKIADLNNAPAGGFAGSITAALFLQRFVARAGSWLHLDIFAWNPSSRAGRPEGGEAQTIRALDALLAERYG, from the coding sequence ATGGGCGCCCAGTTGATCCGTGCCGACGAGGCCCGCTCCCCCCGCCCGATCTGGTGCGTCACCCCGCAGAACTGGCGCGAGGTGGCGAGCGGGCTGCCCGCCCCGGCGCTCTCCTTCGGCGAGGCGACCGGCTTCAAGGCGGAGAGCGGCGCGCTGCTGGTGCTGCCCTCGGCGGATGGGGCGATCGCCGGAATCCTGTTCGGCTGCGAAGGCACGCCGCGCGACCCGCTCAGCTTCGGCAAGCTGGCGACCGCGCTGCCGGCGGGCGACTATGTCATCGCCCATCCGCCCGCCGACCCCCGGCTTGCCGCGCTCGGCTTTCTGCTCGGCGGTTATCGCTTCACCCGCTACGGCAAGCGCCCCGTGGCCGATGTGCGTCTCGTGGTGCCGGAGGGAACCGACGAGACCGCTCTGCGCCGTACCGCCGAGGCGGTGACGCTCACCCGCGACCTCGTCAACACCCCGGCCAACGACCTCGGACCGGCCGAGATCGAGGCGGCGGTGCGCACCCTCGCCTCGCGTTTCGGCGGGCAGGTGAAGGTGACGACGGGCGACGATCTGCTCGCCGCCAATTTTCCGCTGATCCATGCGGTCGGCCGCGCCTCGCCGCGCGCGCCGCGCCTGATCGACCTCGCCTGGGGCGATCCCGGCGCGCCCAAGGTCACGCTGGTCGGCAAGGGCGTCGCCTTCGACACGGGCGGGCTCGACATCAAGCCGTCGAGCGGCATGCTGCTGATGAAGAAGGACATGGGCGGCGCCGCTAACGCCATCGGCCTCGCGCAGATGATCATGGCGCGCGGGCTCAAGCTGCGGCTGCGCCTCATCGTGGCGGCGGTGGAGAACGCCATTGACGGCTCCGCCTTCCGCCCCGGCGACGTGTTCGCCTCGCGCAAGGGCCTCACCGTCGAGATCGGCAACACCGATGCCGAAGGCCGGCTGATCCTCGCCGATGCGCTGAGCCTCGCCGATGAGGAAGCCCCGGAACTGCTGGTCGATTTCGCCACGCTCACCGGTGCGGCGCGTGTCGCGCTCGGCCCGCAACTGCCGCCGGCCTATACGGACGACGACACCCTCGCCGCCGATCTCGCCCGGCACGGCGCGGCGGAGGCCGACCCCTGCTGGCGGATGCCGCTGTGGCAGCCCTATGCCTCCATGCTCGACAGCAAGATCGCCGATCTCAACAACGCGCCAGCCGGCGGCTTCGCCGGCTCGATCACCGCCGCGCTGTTCCTGCAGCGCTTCGTCGCCCGCGCCGGCTCCTGGCTGCATCTCGACATCTTCGCCTGGAACCCCTCCTCCCGCGCCGGCCGCCCCGAAGGCGGCGAGGCCCAGACCATCCGCGCGCTCGACGCGCTGCTGGCGGAGCGCTATGGCTGA
- a CDS encoding DnaJ C-terminal domain-containing protein → MRDPYDILGVARSADQNDIKRAFRKLAKKLHPDANKDSPKAQEQFAELNAAHEILSDPEKRAQFDRGEIDAEGKPRGFEGFPGGGFNRGFRRPPPGDAAYESFSFGPEGARRSGHGPHDAGGFDDVIADILGGLGGRGRARGAGGEMPRGGDVDITVPVALERIVEGGSVKVHLPNGRTVEVKIPAGAVEGHRMRLKGQGEPSPFGGAPGDAYVVVAYAPHRHFRIEGSDLRTDVALPLADAVLGGKVRVPTLGGEVSLSVPAHTQSGRTFRLRGKGLPKAEGGAGDLLATMRIMLPDAPDPQLEDLMRRRRDATS, encoded by the coding sequence ATGCGCGATCCCTATGACATTCTCGGCGTTGCCCGCTCCGCCGACCAGAACGACATCAAGCGGGCCTTCCGCAAGCTCGCCAAGAAGCTGCATCCGGACGCCAACAAGGACAGCCCGAAGGCGCAGGAGCAGTTTGCCGAACTGAACGCCGCCCACGAGATTCTCTCCGACCCGGAGAAGCGCGCGCAGTTCGACCGCGGCGAGATCGACGCGGAAGGCAAGCCGCGCGGCTTCGAAGGCTTCCCCGGCGGCGGCTTCAATCGCGGATTCCGCCGCCCCCCGCCGGGGGACGCGGCCTATGAGAGCTTCTCCTTCGGTCCGGAAGGCGCGCGCCGCTCCGGCCATGGCCCGCACGATGCCGGGGGCTTCGACGATGTGATCGCCGACATTCTCGGCGGGCTCGGCGGGCGCGGCCGGGCGCGCGGCGCCGGCGGCGAGATGCCGCGCGGCGGCGATGTCGACATCACCGTGCCGGTGGCGCTGGAGCGCATCGTCGAGGGCGGATCGGTCAAGGTCCATCTGCCCAATGGCCGCACCGTCGAAGTGAAGATCCCGGCCGGGGCGGTCGAAGGCCATCGCATGCGGCTGAAAGGCCAGGGCGAGCCGAGCCCGTTCGGTGGGGCACCGGGTGACGCCTATGTGGTGGTCGCCTATGCGCCGCACCGGCATTTCCGCATCGAGGGATCGGATCTGCGCACCGATGTGGCGCTGCCGCTCGCCGACGCGGTGCTCGGCGGCAAGGTGCGGGTGCCGACGCTCGGCGGCGAGGTGTCGCTTTCCGTACCGGCCCACACCCAGTCGGGCCGTACCTTCCGCCTGCGCGGCAAGGGGCTGCCAAAGGCGGAGGGCGGCGCGGGCGACCTGCTGGCGACCATGCGCATCATGTTGCCCGACGCGCCGGACCCGCAGCTTGAGGACCTGATGCGCCGCCGCCGCGACGCTACTTCCTGA
- a CDS encoding L,D-transpeptidase gives MVLRGAAVVLLAVLLAACSNAQRQPAPEASLTPRDKKLLASAPYKKVQPPEMYQRAIVDYSGSEKPGTIVVDTDKKFLYLVEDNGKAIRYGVTVGEEGLAFKGEAKVGRKAEWPTWTPTPEIKQRLSGIPNFVGPGPHNPMGARALYLYQGNKDTLFRIHGTNQPEYIGWAISSGCIRMLNEDVIDLYTRVPQGANVVVL, from the coding sequence ATGGTTTTGCGCGGGGCGGCGGTGGTCCTGTTGGCGGTTCTTCTGGCGGCGTGCAGCAATGCACAGCGGCAGCCGGCTCCCGAGGCGTCGCTGACGCCTCGCGACAAGAAGCTGCTGGCCAGTGCGCCGTACAAGAAGGTTCAGCCGCCGGAGATGTACCAGCGCGCGATCGTCGACTATTCCGGCAGCGAGAAGCCCGGCACGATCGTTGTCGATACCGACAAGAAGTTCCTCTATCTGGTCGAGGATAACGGCAAGGCCATCCGCTACGGCGTGACGGTCGGCGAAGAAGGTCTCGCCTTCAAGGGCGAAGCCAAGGTGGGCCGCAAGGCCGAGTGGCCGACCTGGACTCCGACGCCGGAAATCAAGCAGCGCCTCAGCGGCATTCCGAACTTCGTCGGCCCCGGCCCGCACAACCCGATGGGTGCCCGCGCGCTCTATCTCTACCAGGGCAACAAGGACACGCTGTTCCGCATCCATGGCACCAACCAGCCGGAATATATCGGCTGGGCCATCTCTTCCGGCTGCATCCGCATGCTCAATGAGGATGTGATCGACCTCTATACCCGCGTGCCGCAGGGCGCGAACGTCGTCGTCCTCTGA
- a CDS encoding magnesium transporter CorA family protein, whose translation MITAYCIRDGLLVPVPVRSLDDMPMDAVWVDLFRPGEGEDRIIEQALGLSVPTREEMVEIEPSSRLRVENGARYMTGAIVCNSEGERPALAEISFILAGNRLTTVRYDEPTPFRLVVAKLDRACPPGTRGDRLLLIMLDTIIDRAADIIERLSGDIDAVSRQVFEEGSGRAGDSRRFRGILKELGRRGDLASKVRESLVSMGRLVTFLSTEGEAQRFDKDQRALLKSMQRDVGSLNDHVSYLGNKITFLLDATLGMVGIEQNNIIKIFAVLSVVLMPPTLIASVYGMNFQHMPELDETLGYPLALAGMLVAAVVPYLFFKWKRWL comes from the coding sequence ATGATCACCGCCTATTGCATCCGCGACGGACTGCTGGTCCCCGTTCCGGTGCGGAGCCTCGACGACATGCCGATGGATGCCGTCTGGGTGGATCTGTTCCGCCCCGGCGAGGGCGAGGACCGGATCATCGAGCAGGCGCTCGGGCTTTCCGTGCCGACGCGGGAGGAAATGGTCGAGATCGAACCCTCGAGCCGGCTGCGGGTGGAAAACGGCGCGCGCTACATGACCGGCGCCATCGTCTGCAACAGCGAGGGCGAGCGGCCGGCGCTGGCGGAAATCTCCTTCATTCTGGCCGGCAACCGGCTCACCACCGTGCGCTATGACGAGCCGACGCCGTTCCGCCTCGTCGTCGCGAAGCTCGACCGCGCCTGCCCGCCCGGCACGCGCGGCGACCGGCTGCTGCTGATCATGCTCGACACCATCATCGACCGCGCCGCCGACATCATCGAGCGCCTGTCCGGCGACATCGACGCCGTGTCGCGCCAGGTGTTCGAGGAGGGCTCGGGCCGGGCGGGCGACAGCCGGCGCTTCCGCGGCATATTGAAGGAACTGGGGCGGCGCGGCGATCTCGCCTCCAAGGTGCGCGAGAGTCTCGTCTCCATGGGCCGGCTCGTCACCTTCCTGTCCACCGAGGGCGAGGCCCAGCGTTTCGACAAGGACCAGCGCGCGCTGTTGAAGAGCATGCAGCGCGATGTCGGCTCGCTGAACGACCACGTCTCCTATCTCGGCAACAAGATCACCTTCCTGCTCGACGCCACGCTCGGCATGGTCGGCATCGAGCAGAACAACATCATCAAGATCTTCGCGGTGCTCTCGGTGGTGCTGATGCCGCCGACGCTCATCGCCTCGGTCTATGGCATGAACTTCCAGCACATGCCGGAGCTGGACGAAACCCTGGGCTACCCGCTGGCGCTGGCGGGCATGCTGGTGGCGGCGGTGGTGCCGTATCTGTTCTTCAAGTGGAAGCGGTGGCTGTAG
- a CDS encoding histidine phosphatase family protein, whose protein sequence is MTRRIFLVRHGETDWNLAGRLQGTNDIPLNDLGREQAAETARVVERLSGGARHLDFVASPLSRAAQTMAILRAELGLSPDAFRRDARLREISFGRWEGSTWPELRRRDPVSLAARDADPWNFTPPGGESYAALSTRVLDAIAELPGDSVVVTHGGVVRAMLHAFAGMPPAQAVELPVRQGAVYLIENGAFELAVA, encoded by the coding sequence ATGACCCGGCGGATCTTTCTGGTGCGGCACGGCGAGACCGACTGGAACCTCGCCGGCCGCCTGCAGGGCACGAACGACATCCCGCTCAATGATCTCGGGCGCGAGCAGGCGGCGGAAACGGCGCGGGTGGTGGAACGCCTGAGCGGCGGGGCGCGTCATCTCGACTTCGTCGCGAGCCCGCTCAGCCGCGCCGCCCAGACCATGGCGATCCTGCGTGCGGAACTCGGCCTGTCGCCCGATGCCTTCCGCCGCGACGCGCGGTTGCGCGAAATCAGCTTCGGCCGCTGGGAGGGCTCGACCTGGCCGGAGCTGCGTCGGCGCGATCCCGTGAGCCTCGCCGCGCGCGACGCCGATCCCTGGAACTTCACCCCGCCCGGCGGAGAGAGCTACGCCGCCCTCTCCACCCGGGTGCTGGACGCTATCGCCGAATTGCCGGGCGACAGCGTCGTCGTCACGCATGGCGGCGTGGTGCGGGCCATGCTGCACGCCTTCGCCGGCATGCCGCCGGCCCAGGCGGTCGAGCTGCCGGTACGCCAGGGGGCGGTCTATCTCATCGAGAACGGCGCGTTCGAACTCGCCGTCGCCTGA
- the fabI gene encoding enoyl-ACP reductase FabI — MASGGLMSGKRGLVMGVANNRSIAWGIAKAARAQGATLALTYQGEPLRKRVEPLAAELDAAIVGHCDVTDPATIDAVFAETERQLGGLDFLVHAIAFSDKNELDGRYVDTTAENFSKTMLISCYSFTAVAQRAEKLMTNGGSMLTLTYYGAEKWMPHYNVMGVAKAALEASVRYLAADLGPKNIRVNAISAGPIKTLAASGIGDFRYILKWNELNAPLRRTVTIDEVGDTGMYLLSDLGRAVTGEVHHVDAGYHIVGMKNPDAPDLTLERD; from the coding sequence ATGGCATCGGGCGGATTGATGAGCGGCAAGCGCGGCCTGGTGATGGGAGTGGCGAATAATCGCTCCATCGCCTGGGGCATCGCGAAGGCGGCCCGCGCGCAGGGGGCGACGCTTGCCCTCACCTATCAGGGCGAACCGCTGCGCAAGCGCGTGGAGCCTCTCGCCGCCGAACTCGACGCCGCCATTGTCGGCCATTGCGATGTCACCGACCCCGCGACCATCGACGCGGTGTTCGCCGAGACCGAGCGCCAGCTCGGCGGGCTGGACTTTCTGGTCCACGCCATCGCCTTCTCGGACAAGAACGAGCTCGACGGGCGCTATGTCGACACCACGGCGGAGAATTTCAGCAAGACCATGCTGATCTCCTGCTACAGCTTCACCGCCGTCGCCCAGCGCGCCGAGAAGCTGATGACCAATGGCGGCTCGATGCTGACGCTGACCTATTACGGCGCCGAGAAGTGGATGCCGCATTACAATGTGATGGGCGTCGCCAAGGCCGCGCTGGAGGCGAGCGTGCGCTACCTCGCCGCCGATCTCGGCCCGAAAAACATCCGCGTCAACGCCATCTCCGCCGGTCCGATCAAGACGCTGGCGGCTTCCGGCATCGGCGATTTCCGCTACATTCTCAAGTGGAACGAGCTGAACGCCCCGCTGCGCCGTACCGTCACCATCGACGAGGTCGGCGATACCGGCATGTACCTGCTCTCCGATCTCGGCCGCGCCGTCACCGGCGAGGTGCACCATGTCGACGCCGGCTACCATATTGTCGGCATGAAGAACCCCGACGCGCCCGACCTCACCCTCGAACGCGACTGA
- a CDS encoding extensin family protein, which yields MDFLRLPSGRRRALSGLAGLALLAAGAGPLAAEPAQEIKRSIDEAGTAVNRQLGEWLGVAPERPARRRVSTRPRATAVPLPPPRPVDMDAMSPADAPTPEAERPDSAVTVQDDRVTAPAELPPPAQAPERAPERAEVPLPPPGPERQLAALPPPAASPPEAAPSPAPVPQTTVATICPELSNDALGVFTPVEVTATNTACTVDRGVALSAVRMKDGRLVTLEPAATLRCEMAAAVARWVREGVAPAVATLGAPLDAVLVAASQQCRPRNRVAGAKISEHGRGNALDISGYKLQDGRRFVIGAPVPGSGDQPMPVAFQEQIKASACADFTTILGPGSDGYHEQHLHVDRAERRSGAVLCQWAVTEAGARAPLPPRKPLTPDHADEPDEEGHAAGATEKPGTSQ from the coding sequence ATGGATTTTCTCCGCCTCCCATCCGGCCGCCGCCGCGCCCTGTCCGGGCTTGCCGGCCTCGCGCTTCTGGCGGCGGGCGCTGGCCCCCTCGCCGCTGAACCCGCGCAGGAAATCAAGCGCTCCATTGATGAGGCCGGGACGGCGGTGAACCGCCAGCTCGGCGAATGGCTGGGCGTCGCGCCCGAGCGGCCGGCCCGGCGGCGCGTGTCGACCCGCCCGCGGGCGACGGCTGTTCCGCTGCCCCCTCCCCGGCCGGTGGATATGGACGCGATGTCCCCGGCCGACGCCCCGACGCCCGAGGCGGAACGGCCAGATTCCGCCGTTACGGTGCAGGATGATCGCGTCACCGCGCCCGCCGAGCTTCCGCCCCCGGCACAGGCGCCGGAGCGGGCGCCGGAACGGGCGGAGGTTCCGCTGCCGCCGCCGGGCCCCGAGCGCCAGCTCGCGGCGCTGCCGCCGCCCGCCGCATCGCCGCCCGAGGCCGCGCCCAGCCCCGCGCCCGTGCCGCAGACGACCGTGGCGACCATCTGCCCGGAACTGTCGAATGACGCGCTCGGCGTCTTCACCCCGGTGGAGGTCACCGCCACCAACACCGCCTGCACCGTCGACCGCGGCGTCGCCCTCTCCGCCGTGAGGATGAAGGACGGGCGGCTGGTGACGCTGGAACCAGCGGCGACGCTGCGTTGCGAAATGGCCGCCGCCGTGGCGCGCTGGGTCCGCGAGGGCGTCGCGCCGGCGGTGGCGACGCTCGGGGCGCCGCTTGACGCGGTGCTCGTCGCCGCCTCGCAGCAATGCCGGCCGCGCAACCGCGTCGCCGGCGCCAAGATCAGCGAGCATGGGCGCGGCAATGCGCTCGACATCAGCGGCTATAAGCTGCAGGACGGGCGGCGCTTCGTCATCGGCGCCCCAGTGCCCGGCAGCGGCGACCAGCCCATGCCGGTCGCGTTTCAGGAGCAGATCAAGGCCAGCGCCTGCGCTGATTTCACCACCATCCTCGGGCCGGGCTCGGACGGCTATCATGAACAGCATCTGCATGTGGACCGGGCGGAGCGGCGCAGCGGCGCGGTGCTGTGCCAATGGGCCGTTACGGAAGCGGGCGCCCGCGCGCCGCTGCCGCCCCGCAAGCCGCTGACGCCCGATCACGCCGACGAGCCGGACGAGGAAGGGCACGCCGCCGGTGCGACCGAAAAGCCCGGCACAAGTCAATAG
- the pdxH gene encoding pyridoxamine 5'-phosphate oxidase — MEASEQLTSGDFTAATEPFRLFEEWFAQAKESEPNDPNAMALATVDADGLPDVRMVLLNQRDARGFVFFTNTGSAKGRELAAVPKAAVVFHWKSLRRQVRVRGPVEQVSEAEADAYFASRPRLSQIGAWASQQSRPMEGRFALEAAVAKVTAQYALGAVPRPPHWTGFRIRPLQIEFWHDRPFRLHDRVVFARESDEAPEWSKTRLYP; from the coding sequence ATGGAAGCGTCCGAACAGTTAACATCCGGTGATTTCACTGCCGCGACCGAGCCTTTCCGGCTGTTCGAGGAGTGGTTTGCCCAGGCCAAGGAGAGCGAGCCCAACGATCCGAACGCGATGGCGCTCGCGACCGTCGATGCCGACGGGCTCCCCGATGTCCGCATGGTGCTGCTCAATCAGCGCGACGCGCGCGGCTTCGTGTTCTTTACCAATACCGGCAGCGCCAAGGGGCGCGAGCTTGCCGCCGTGCCCAAGGCGGCGGTGGTGTTCCACTGGAAATCGCTGCGGCGGCAGGTGCGGGTGCGCGGCCCGGTGGAGCAGGTGAGCGAGGCCGAGGCCGACGCCTATTTCGCCTCGCGTCCGCGTCTGTCGCAGATCGGCGCCTGGGCGAGCCAGCAGTCGCGGCCGATGGAAGGGCGCTTCGCGCTGGAAGCCGCGGTGGCGAAGGTCACCGCGCAGTACGCGCTGGGCGCCGTGCCGCGCCCGCCGCACTGGACCGGCTTCCGCATCCGCCCGCTTCAGATCGAATTCTGGCACGACCGGCCGTTCCGCCTGCATGATCGCGTCGTCTTCGCGCGCGAAAGTGACGAGGCGCCGGAATGGTCCAAAACGCGCCTTTATCCCTGA
- a CDS encoding MarR family transcriptional regulator, translating to MAVELRPSQALRLLHELSLAQVRDDAPDLSPRQLAILLSVYLEAPPHTVRGLAARLGVTKPVITRALDTMGQLRLVSRRRDEADRRNVIIQRTVEGALFLERLGDLVVATARGLPR from the coding sequence ATGGCGGTCGAGCTGCGTCCATCGCAGGCGTTGCGTCTCCTGCACGAGCTGTCCCTCGCGCAGGTGCGCGACGACGCGCCCGATCTCAGCCCGCGCCAGCTTGCCATCCTGCTCAGCGTCTATCTGGAAGCGCCGCCGCACACGGTGCGCGGCCTCGCCGCCCGGCTCGGCGTGACCAAGCCCGTCATCACCCGCGCGCTCGACACGATGGGCCAGTTGCGGCTGGTGTCGCGCCGGCGCGACGAGGCGGACCGGCGCAATGTCATCATCCAGCGCACCGTCGAAGGGGCGCTGTTTCTGGAGCGGCTCGGCGATCTCGTCGTGGCCACCGCGCGCGGCCTGCCACGCTGA